TCTGCAGCAAGGGTCAGGATGAAGATGAGGACCAGGAACGAGAGGAAGGAGGCACCTGAAGTGTCCATTTTCAGGTTAGTCATGctgcgctgtgattggctggaggcTGCCACTCGTTGTCGTTTCAATGCCGTGTCCCAAAATCCCGACAGAGCTTGTGTCGGTCGTCGATAGGTAATTGATTGAAAGTCCTCTCGGAGCTAAATAAGTTCGTCCCCTCCCAGTCGGGACGCATCTGAGGACCAAGGTCCCGGGTTGGCCTTTTATTGTGATTCGATGGCGTGATGTCACGCATGCTTGGCGCCGGAGTCGCCGTGGTGACTGAgtctctctctcacgcacactCGCAAACTGAAGGTCTGGAAGTGGTGATTGGGATTGTTGAGGTAGGATTGATGCTTTGATGGGAAGTCACCTGGACATAATTGCACAGACGgtagatccatccatcttcttctCCAAGGGGCGGGGTCACACCCtggactgcttgccagccaatcgcagggtgcggaTAGACAAACACACATTGGCGTTCACGCCTAAGGACGTGCAAatccatttcaaaatgaatcattttaggTTGATTGAAGGATCcggaaaaatgaacattttgattCATACCTCTGGACAATTTTTGTTCCCAATCCCGCCTCCATCTGGGTTCTTGTGTGAAAAGACATTAGTTACCAACAGGTCcgccttcatcatcatcatcatcatcatcgtcgctTTTTTTCCACACGGTGACCCCTAGACTTCGCATCCCGCCCCTCGTAAAGTGTCGCCGCGGCGACCGGGTCGTCACGGTGAAATATTTCCTGTGCGAGGGGTGGGGGAAGAAGGACGTTCACATGGTGCCGACCCAAAGGTGCGGCTAACGGTtcaccccgccccctttttctcTCAACCCCCTTTCAGCAGATTGACGTcattgcacacacacgcactgatgGGCCTTTTTTGCCTTGTGATTGATGTGCTGTTGTATTTGTGAGAGCATTACTCGacgcacgcccacacacacagccgctccactttttcctcattttgaTGGATGGCAGCCATGTTccctttaaatatatatactgtatacacgcAACACCCTTTAGCAAACGAAAGAAAAAACAGTCCTTAAATTTGTACCTGCTGAATTGATCGTACATGATTTGGAATGGCGCACACCTGTCTTTATAAATTGGCCCCCCTGCCCTGTGGAGGTTACCAGTGATGTCactgattgttttgtttgggtgttTCGAAACGCCTCTCTCACTGTTTCTGCCATTAAGTGCTGTAGATACCCTTGGCCGACCTGTTGGATGTCAATTACTCAGTACACCGGTAGTCTCTTTCTTTCTCAggacatttcaaatgttttatgtttCTCCAATAGCTGTGATTGATTTTCCCCCTTTCTCAGTTTCGAAATTGGCTTTTCTCCCATAGACCGGTCGCTGGTCTCCATTTTTGCGTAACACTAAATGCAGTTTTCATGAGTGAAACCcaaagccaaaaacaaacactAGCTAATGTCAGTCGAAACATCCATGAGTTACatattccaatacttttgctcatTTGATAATAAAAGGAGTTGTTTCACATACCTAGATGTAAATACCATGAAAGTCCTCAACTTTTGTCTCAGGCTTGTCTTTTGATCTGAAACTTCTTCagtttgcaaacaaaaacaaaggaaatgacCTTGCCGTTCCAATACTTTGAAGACGATGAGGGAGTTGTTAAGTGTGCCCAGCTTGTGGCGTCATATTCAAAAAGACTTAAATATAGACTAAAATATATAATAGAAAGTttcagtgaggaaaaaaaatgatttaattttTGGGTGTTTGTGTAGAATTTTGAGGATTATAAAAATAGTTTGGGACTATTGCAAAACATGCCAAGAGAACAAAATGTCAGTCTCTATTTGTCCCCTTCCGTCCCTCCCCAGTTCCTCATTCTCTCTCATTCCCACCTTTATATATTAATCGCTTCCCTTGCTTTCCCACCCTCCCTCTTTTCCCATCTTTCGCTCTTCCTCTGTCTTTCTCTTGCTGCTTTCCTCCCTCGCTCTCTTTCCACATACACTCGGACAAGAACGGTGGTGGCAACGGGTTTTGTCTTGTCACATGGCCGCCGCTCATCGCCGGGCAACCGGCGGCTTTCGCCCAAACGTCCACCGTGACGTCACAGAGGCGCGTGGTTGTGTATGTGGGTTATTGACTTGGTCCCATtagattgttgtttttcattgtttttattgttgttatttttattgttgttattgttcttTTGTCTTCTGTAGAAAACAGCGCCCGGGGGGCCTTAGTGGATCTTGGGGTGGCGGAAATCCTTCCCAGCGAACTTGGCCTTGTCGCCCAGCTCCTCCTcgatcctgtgtgtgtgtgtggggggggggggggggggggggggggggttcacggCAGAGAGTGAGCGGATGGGCACAAGGAAGTAAACCAAAACGTAAACCAGGAAGTGCTTACCTCATCAGCTGATTGTATTTGGCCAAACGCTCTGACCTGCAGGGGGCACCGGTCTTGATCTGCAGCACAGATAGTAGGTTacgatgttattttattttaacaaaaacGCAAGATGTGAAGCCCTTAAAAATCCAATCTTGatgctttttgtttgctttgcgtGTTACCTGTCCAGTGCACAGTCCGACCACCAAGTCAGAGATGAATGTGTCCTCGGTCTCGCCGGAACGATGGCTGACCATCACGCCCCAGCCGCTGCTCTGAGCCAGCTTGcacctgccacacacacacacacaaaggtgaaGTCAGACACACACCTACAACTACATACACATCTGGACAGACTGCTGGACAGCGTCTTACGCCCGAATGGACTCGGTGACGGAGCCGATCTGGTTGACTTTGAGCAGCAAGCAGTTGCAGGCTTTCTTGTCCACTGCCTGTTGGATCCTCTTGGGATTGGTCACCGTCAGGTCGTCACCTACGATCTAATGGGTCACTGTCTTAGCTTGAGTGGACTGGCGGATGTTGCTGTATGATGCGAGACGGCGGCGGTCACCTGGATGTCCACGGAGGACGTGAACTTGGCCCACTGCTCCCAGTCATCTTGGTCAAATGGGTCCTCGATGGACTGGACTGGATGGAGGAGGTAGGGGTCAGCCGCCTAGCTGTTAGCCacctcgctgttttttttttttttagcttaccGGGGTAGTTCTTGATGAAGCTCCGGTACAAGTCGCCGAGCTTCTCCCCGCTGATGTGTCTGGAAGGGTCATCAGGCGACTTAAAGTCCAGGTCGTACTTTCCGGCACGGAAGAACTCGGACGCCGCCACATCCATACCGATGATGATCTTGTCCGGGTAGCCGGCCTTCTCAATGGCCGTCTTCAACAGCTCCAGAGCTGTGGCGCACCACAACAATAACTAGTTAACCAGATCATTCAATTTTACCTCTCAAATGAGATTATTAATTACGTAAGCAGTTTTTGGTtccgttttttgtgttttctgaagaaaaaaaaattacgtagGCCGTTATTTTAGGAAGTTgtcaatatatataaaaagaaaaactaaactaatacttgaactaaaaagaaaaactcttaACTTTTTGAAGAATAAAAACTAATAGTAACTAACAAACGTCCCcttaaaaagtaattaaaactaaatgattaaaaaaagtgaaaatgaaatcaaaactatTGGTTactataaagaaaaacaaacaaaacgattACAACCctgcttcgtgtgtgtgtgtgtgtgtgtgtgtgtgtgtgtgtgtgtgtgtgtgtgtgtgtgcgtgcgtgcgtgtgtgtgtgtgtgtgtgtgtgtgtgtgagagagagagacacacacacacacacacacaaaaactagtATGGGAGTGAGTGAGTTTCCATGGCAGATTTGCCACATTCAATATGGCAGACACCCCCCAGGGGAGTTTGCACAAATGTAGCTCTGGCATCTCACCTTCGTTGTTCTCCAGGATGTTGGGCGCAAAACCTCCCTCATCACCCACATTGGTGGCGTCCTTGCCGTATTTGGCCTTGATAACGTTCTTCAGGTTGTGGTACACCTGCGGGAGGGACGAGGAAGGCCATTAAAATGGCGGCGCCGTGGCAAACGCCGCTACATGCGGGCGCACGACCACCTCACCTCGGCGCCGATCCTCATGGCCTCGTGGAAGTTGGCGGCGCCCACCGGCAGGATCATGAACTCCTGCATGGCCAGCTTGTTCCCGGCGTGACTGCCCCCGTTGATCACGTTGAAAGCCTGCGGGTATCATGTGCACCTTTTAAGACGATGTGTCCTTCCAGCATTTAGTCCAGATGCTACTAGTGCGCTGAATTGTCCATACAAGTAAGGCACCCCAATGTGTTCATAGAACGACTGTCTTACGAGTGATGTTCTTGCCAAAACTATTTCCACTTCTTTCAAACATTTCCGCACACTAGTAGTAGCACAACTATGACGCACTAGTAGAATGACTCTTACTTGTGAAGTTTTTAGTGAGGCAAAAATGCACCTCTTGCTGTCTGCTTACAAGTACTACTAGTAacataaaattcattcattcattcatcttccgaggccgcttgatcctcacta
This window of the Hippocampus zosterae strain Florida chromosome 1, ASM2543408v3, whole genome shotgun sequence genome carries:
- the eno3 gene encoding beta-enolase; amino-acid sequence: MSITKIHAREILDSRGNPTVEVDLWTAKGHFRAAVPSGASTGVHEALELRDGDKSRYLGKGTLKAVEHVNKDIAPQLIAKNFSVIEQEKIDNFMLELDGTDNKSKFGANAILGVSLAVCKAGAAEKGVPLYRHIADLAGHKDVILPVPAFNVINGGSHAGNKLAMQEFMILPVGAANFHEAMRIGAEVYHNLKNVIKAKYGKDATNVGDEGGFAPNILENNEALELLKTAIEKAGYPDKIIIGMDVAASEFFRAGKYDLDFKSPDDPSRHISGEKLGDLYRSFIKNYPVQSIEDPFDQDDWEQWAKFTSSVDIQIVGDDLTVTNPKRIQQAVDKKACNCLLLKVNQIGSVTESIRACKLAQSSGWGVMVSHRSGETEDTFISDLVVGLCTGQIKTGAPCRSERLAKYNQLMRIEEELGDKAKFAGKDFRHPKIH